In the Pantanalinema sp. genome, one interval contains:
- the ftsX gene encoding permease-like cell division protein FtsX has protein sequence MESIKRLWRQFEFICEEALASITRSLWMSWVVIVTMAVSLSILGGFWLLSEDLNALARSVGSKIEIMVFLRDDAGPNATASLIRQLPDVASVDLITREEAWKNLQSEMQSEFRFENLVENPLPNTLRVKMTDPDATPAVAERISKLSAVEDLKYGRELLAKIQQIAGFTQLLGLVVTGLLLMATLAVIGNTIRLAVQNRRREIEIMQLVGASEGFIHWPFILEGMFFGFAGAAITAAVLFSWRIFVVSKLQELFPFIPLSADPVETLRIVGYLAAIGMGIGAVGSLFSVTRNLHRKPS, from the coding sequence TTGGAGTCAATTAAGCGCCTCTGGCGACAGTTCGAATTCATCTGCGAGGAAGCCCTCGCCTCGATCACCCGCTCGCTCTGGATGAGCTGGGTGGTGATCGTGACCATGGCGGTCTCGCTCTCGATCCTGGGCGGCTTCTGGCTGCTCTCGGAGGACCTCAACGCCCTGGCGCGCTCGGTCGGCTCCAAGATCGAGATCATGGTCTTCCTCAGGGACGACGCGGGCCCCAACGCGACGGCCTCGCTCATCCGCCAGCTGCCGGATGTCGCCTCGGTGGACCTCATCACCCGCGAGGAGGCATGGAAGAACCTCCAGAGCGAGATGCAGTCGGAGTTCCGCTTCGAGAACCTGGTCGAGAACCCGCTGCCCAACACCCTGCGGGTCAAGATGACCGACCCTGACGCCACCCCGGCCGTCGCCGAGCGGATCTCGAAGCTCTCGGCGGTCGAGGACCTCAAGTACGGGCGCGAGCTGCTCGCCAAGATCCAGCAGATCGCGGGCTTCACCCAGCTGTTGGGCCTCGTCGTCACCGGCCTGCTCTTGATGGCGACGCTCGCGGTCATCGGCAACACCATCCGCCTCGCGGTCCAGAACCGCCGGCGCGAGATCGAGATCATGCAGCTGGTGGGGGCGAGCGAAGGCTTCATCCACTGGCCCTTCATCCTGGAAGGGATGTTCTTCGGCTTCGCCGGGGCGGCCATCACGGCGGCGGTGCTGTTCAGCTGGCGCATCTTCGTGGTGAGCAAGCTCCAGGAGCTCTTCCCCTTCATCCCGCTTTCCGCCGACCCCGTGGAGACGCTCAGAATC
- the ftsE gene encoding cell division ATP-binding protein FtsE: MIRIKQVSKIYPTGVKALVGLNLEVQSGEFVFLVGPSGAGKSTLLKLLYRSELPTSGQIMVGGVDVSRLPHRQLSTLRQRIGVVFQDYKLLPQRTVRENVAFALKIQGTARNELEKRVRSSLDLVGLRDYSDALPHQLSGGQQQRVCLARAIVNTPPLLLADEPTGNLDPETSWEIMRLLTKINMHGTTVVVATHNKLVVDNMRRRVVTIDNGRLVLDQAKGVYSVGVN, encoded by the coding sequence GTGATTCGGATCAAGCAGGTTTCAAAGATCTACCCCACCGGGGTCAAGGCCCTGGTCGGCCTCAACCTCGAGGTCCAGAGCGGCGAGTTCGTCTTCCTGGTCGGGCCTTCCGGCGCGGGCAAGTCCACGCTGCTCAAGCTGCTCTACCGATCCGAGCTCCCCACTTCGGGCCAGATCATGGTGGGGGGGGTGGACGTGAGCCGCCTGCCCCACCGCCAGCTCTCGACCCTGCGCCAGCGCATCGGGGTGGTGTTCCAGGACTACAAGCTCCTGCCGCAGCGGACGGTCCGGGAGAACGTGGCCTTCGCCCTCAAGATCCAGGGCACGGCCCGCAACGAGCTCGAGAAGCGGGTCAGGTCCTCGCTGGACCTGGTCGGCCTGCGCGACTACTCGGACGCGCTGCCCCACCAGCTCTCGGGGGGCCAGCAGCAGCGGGTCTGCCTCGCGCGCGCCATCGTCAACACCCCCCCGCTCTTGCTGGCGGACGAGCCGACGGGCAACCTGGACCCCGAGACGTCCTGGGAGATCATGCGGCTTTTGACCAAGATCAACATGCACGGCACCACGGTCGTGGTCGCCACCCACAACAAGCTGGTCGTCGACAACATGCGGCGCCGCGTCGTCACCATCGATAACGGGCGCCTGGTCCTGGACCAGGCGAAGGGAGTCTACTCGGTTGGAGTCAATTAA
- a CDS encoding WecB/TagA/CpsF family glycosyltransferase, with translation MRVNVLGFPIDPLGVDDAIARVQAATPAQPLQVVTINAEMAIQGMADPELGDVLRGAGLVLPDGSGVVWAIRRQGRPVQKLAGVEFVGHMAEWCAANGKRMYLFGAGEGVAATAAATLTARYPGLEIAGVRSGFFAPEEEGAIFEEIRAARPDVLLVALGVPRQEKWIQEHQALLGVPVAMGVGGSFDVLADRVKRAPLAFRRLHLEWLFRLIQEPWRWRRMSATLPRFAWLVLSEKLGENRA, from the coding sequence GTGAGAGTCAACGTCCTCGGTTTTCCGATCGATCCGCTCGGCGTCGACGACGCGATCGCGCGGGTCCAGGCGGCCACACCCGCCCAGCCGCTGCAGGTGGTGACCATCAACGCCGAGATGGCCATCCAGGGCATGGCGGACCCCGAGCTGGGCGACGTCCTGCGCGGGGCGGGGCTGGTCCTGCCCGACGGCTCGGGGGTGGTCTGGGCCATCCGGCGCCAGGGCCGGCCGGTCCAGAAGCTCGCCGGGGTCGAGTTCGTGGGCCACATGGCCGAGTGGTGCGCGGCAAACGGCAAGCGCATGTACCTGTTCGGGGCGGGCGAGGGGGTCGCCGCCACGGCCGCCGCGACGCTGACGGCGCGCTACCCGGGCCTTGAAATCGCCGGTGTCCGCTCGGGCTTCTTCGCTCCGGAAGAGGAGGGCGCCATCTTCGAGGAGATCCGCGCGGCGCGGCCCGACGTGCTGCTGGTGGCGCTCGGCGTGCCCCGGCAGGAGAAGTGGATCCAAGAACACCAGGCGCTCCTCGGGGTCCCCGTCGCGATGGGGGTCGGCGGCAGCTTCGACGTGCTCGCGGATCGGGTCAAGCGGGCGCCATTGGCCTTCAGGCGCCTTCACCTCGAATGGCTCTTCCGCCTCATCCAGGAGCCCTGGCGCTGGAGGCGCATGAGCGCGACGCTGCCCCGCTTCGCTTGGCTGGTCTTGAGCGAGAAGTTAGGAGAGAACCGGGCGTGA
- the csaB gene encoding polysaccharide pyruvyl transferase CsaB, whose translation MHRIVVSGYYGFGNLGDEAILATIVQQLGQRCELVVLSANPEQTEAAFGVRAVSRLDLKAIARELRGASLFLSGGGGLMQDVTGLVSVPYYGGLMTMARLLGVPNMVFGQGVGPLSQPLSRMLTRFAFSSARALTVRDQASYDLLRELGIRKDRLTLAADPVLCLESAPSARIDAIAEAIGIEPGRPTIAVALRPWHTWYERQFKVLTSALTQVAVDHDAQVVLLPFQLPGDGRITEELRACLEYRPEGHHAPVAQLKTPLSPAEMMGLIGRMDLVVGMRLHALIMAAASGVPALGLVYDPKVAHLCSQWNFPAVPSLSDLDDARSFEDLLRSAWSAREARAALMAGVSETWRAKARLNFEAIEALLGLPRAAGAVDAPGRGV comes from the coding sequence TTGCACCGGATCGTCGTTTCAGGCTACTACGGCTTCGGCAACCTCGGAGACGAGGCCATCCTCGCGACCATCGTCCAGCAGCTGGGCCAGCGCTGCGAGCTCGTCGTGCTGTCGGCAAACCCCGAGCAGACCGAGGCGGCCTTCGGCGTGCGCGCCGTCTCCCGCCTGGACCTCAAGGCGATCGCCCGCGAGCTGCGCGGGGCGAGCCTCTTCCTCAGCGGCGGCGGCGGCCTCATGCAGGACGTGACGGGCCTCGTCTCGGTCCCCTACTACGGCGGCCTGATGACCATGGCGCGCCTGCTGGGCGTGCCCAACATGGTCTTCGGCCAGGGGGTCGGCCCGCTCAGCCAGCCCCTGAGCCGCATGCTGACCCGCTTCGCCTTCTCCTCGGCCAGGGCCCTGACCGTGCGGGATCAGGCGAGCTACGACCTCCTGCGCGAGCTCGGCATCCGAAAGGATCGCCTCACCCTCGCGGCCGATCCGGTGCTGTGCCTCGAGAGCGCGCCTTCCGCGCGCATCGACGCGATCGCGGAGGCCATCGGCATCGAGCCCGGCCGACCCACCATCGCGGTCGCCCTGCGTCCCTGGCATACCTGGTACGAGCGCCAGTTCAAGGTCCTCACCAGCGCCCTCACCCAGGTCGCCGTCGACCACGACGCCCAGGTGGTGCTCCTTCCGTTCCAGCTGCCCGGCGACGGGCGGATCACCGAGGAGCTGCGCGCCTGCCTGGAATACCGCCCCGAGGGGCACCACGCGCCCGTCGCCCAGCTCAAGACCCCTTTGAGCCCCGCCGAGATGATGGGGCTCATCGGCCGGATGGACCTCGTGGTCGGCATGCGCCTTCACGCGCTCATCATGGCCGCCGCCTCGGGGGTGCCGGCCCTGGGCCTGGTCTACGACCCCAAGGTGGCCCACCTGTGCAGCCAGTGGAACTTCCCGGCGGTCCCCAGCCTCAGCGACCTGGACGACGCCCGCAGCTTCGAGGACCTGCTGCGCTCGGCGTGGAGCGCGCGCGAGGCGCGCGCGGCGCTGATGGCAGGAGTGAGCGAGACCTGGCGCGCCAAGGCGCGGCTCAACTTCGAGGCGATCGAGGCGCTTCTCGGCCTGCCGAGGGCCGCCGGCGCGGTTGATGCGCCCGGCAGGGGGGTATAA